agcCCTATACAcctgctatttacacaaactttatacaaaaaacttcaaaacgtcacgctcacagcaacagtaatgtacagtacaagtagtcatatactactgctatttacacaaactttatacaaaaaacctcaaaacttcacgctcagactgtcagagcaacacaacaaacatattaaactaaaaacagaacacgctaatacaaaacaaactacTCCGGCGAGTCATCACATCTCTAGCTAGACGAAGGGACTGCGCTATCTGCAATGTCTACAATAGAAGAAACGTTGCATTCGTCGTCAAAAGAGAACTGAAGGCATTCCTCAAAAAGAAGATGCTCTTCAATAGCTTCCTCTTTGTCCATTAATGATGTTATATTCCGTCGTTTTAAATAGTCCACCAGAGTACAGTGTCCGACAGTCAATGTATAATCTGCGCCGtcatcatttttcacttttaaagttccgcgtaatacttttgaaaatgccCCCGATTTCTGCAGCATCCTGCAGCTCTGGCATCGTGCAAACCTGCTCTGGCTGTCCCAAGTATCCTGCCGGCTtccacacagggcacacttcAGGCTTGCCTTAATCTCAGCTCCACATATGGAAGCCTTCACCGTCACAACCGATTCCTCTTCTTGTACagcgtccgcgtctcccacatcCAAATCGCAGATCTTCTCAATCATGCTCTCTACGGTTGTTGTTAGTTCCACTTTCCCTTCAAAAACTCTAGTCGAAAGCTCCGTAAAGACGTAAGATGAGTCAACCTCCACGTCATGGATCAGTCTCTCCCAAACGCAAAGACTCATCTGGGCAGTTCCATCAAAGActgtgaatctcttcacctCTTTGTCGCTGCCTCTAATGCTTACAGTTTTCTGCAATGACGCTGCCACGACCTTGGCTTTCACCAAAGGCACCTATAGGAATGAACACCAGTCATTACTTTTCTAAACTTCTCATCCAGAAATAGCGAAATTTTACAAAAGGTGTACATTGTCATTGCAAACTTATTCTTAAACGCACCTTCTTGCCTGCCGGCAGAGCTGTGACATCAACCAGTGTCTGCCTAACGGGTGCTGCAGGTTTCCGAAAAGGAAACGTCACCTTCGTTACAGACAGCTCGGTCAACTGGTTCCCCATCACGTCGAAGTCAGACGTGCCTTTAAaacctaccaaaaaaaaaaaaaaaccaacagacATTAATACATACTCAGTAACAACCATGTCCTGGAAAACTGTGCTCTGTAAAGCAATACTTACTCAAAGCCTTTCTGACATGTGTCAGGCGTATTGCCGTGCCATTATCTGAAGCTTGGCTGAACAGCGCACGCTTTCTCGGACTGAAGATGGTCACATCGTGAAATTCTTCACGTCCAGTCTGTagtacagcattaaaaaaacctcTGTTTTTAGTGGTGAATTTTAATGCTGAGATAGAGTGGATATAGCCACTGACTACGTCTGTGTCCATCCTCATTTTCTTCGCTGGAGTCTCCATGTCGAAAAAGCAattagaaaaacatgcaaaacaccccaatatatatactgctgggacatgccattaacctccccttattacacgactctctggaatgcttgattctgattggtcaggtgagacatttgcaggtttgttcttttcaaataataaccgctcttttcaaataataaccgctccaaagtaataacgcatagccgctactacttgtatgtttaaaatgttagtcacgtcgtactatatcgtttcgccgaaagataaaaatgttaatttaaaacaaatatgccaagaaaatgtttcaaattcatattcatatattgtctcgtgtagagttaatgttgtctacactgactataatttatgtttttgtatttgggtacatatgtttgttccttattttatttttccttatttatataattctctatgtccgacatggggactgcacctaatttagttgtacttgttacaatgacaataaagttattctgatattcatgtccagtttttttccttatgtggcaagtagccatgtaataaactggataatgtacaggcagccggtaattatcgcgaaataagccccgacagtgtgatacaagaagcggagagtcttgtatcacactgaaggggcttatttcgcgataattactggctgcctgtacattatcccttacttacacggctacttgccacataaggaaaaaaactggacatgaatatgaatttgaaacattggcgtcgggtcctgatcacacggtcggggcttatttcgcgataactaccggctgcctgtacattatcccgcttattacacgactctctggaatgcttgattctgattggtcagttgagacatttgcaggttcgttcttttcaaataataaccgctcttttcaaataataaccgctccaaagtaataacccctagccgctactacttgtatgtttaaaatgttagtcacgTTGTACtaattatcgcgaaataagccccttcagtgtgatacaagaagcggagggtcttgtatcacactgaaggggcttatttcgcgataactaccggctgcctgtacattatcccttacttacacggctacttgccacataaggaaaaaaactggacatgaatatgaatttgaaacattggcgtcgggtcctgatcacactgtcggggcttatttcgcgataactaccggctgcctgtacattatccagtttattacacggctacttgccacataaggaaaaaaactggacatgaatatcagaataactttattgtcattgtgacaagtacaatgaaattaggtgcagtccccatgtcggacatagaaaattatataaataaggaaaaataaaataaggaacaaacatatgtacccaaatacaaaaacataaattatagtcagtgtagacaacattaactctacacgagacaatatatgaatatgaatttgaaacattttcttggcatatttgttttaaattaacatttttatctttccgcgaaacgatatagtacgacgtgactaacattttaaacatacaagtagtagcggctatgcattattactttggagcggttattatttgaaaagagcggttattatttgaaaagaacgaacctgcaaatgtctcaactgaccaatcagaatcaagcattccagagagtcgtgtaataagcgggataatgtacaggcagccggtagttatcgcgaaataagccccttcagtatGATACAAGACTCTCcgcttcttgtatcacactgtcggggcttatttcgcgataattaccggctgcctgtacattatccagtttattacacggctacttgccacataaggaaaaaaactggacatgaatatcagaataactttattgtcattgtaacaagtacaactaaattaggtgcagtccccatgtcggacatagagaattatataaataaggaaaaataaaataaggaacaaacatatgtacccaaatacaaaaacataaattatagtcagtgtagacaacattaactctacacgagacaatatatgaatatgaatttgaaacattttcttggcatatttgttttaaattaacatttttatctttcggcgaaacgatatagtacgatgtgactaacattttaaacatacaagtagtagcggctatgcgttattactttggagcggttattatttgaaaagagcggttattatttgaaaagaacaaacctgcaaatgtctcacctgaccaatcagaatcaagcattccagagagtcgtgtaataaggggaggttaatggcatgtcccagcagtatatatattggggtgttttgcatgtttttctaatTGCTTTTTCGACATGGAGACT
The sequence above is a segment of the Paramormyrops kingsleyae isolate MSU_618 unplaced genomic scaffold, PKINGS_0.4 ups367, whole genome shotgun sequence genome. Coding sequences within it:
- the LOC140587574 gene encoding uncharacterized protein, giving the protein METPAKKMRMDTDVVSGYIHSISALKFTTKNRGFFNAVLQTGREEFHDVTIFSPRKRALFSQASDNGTAIRLTHVRKALSFKGTSDFDVMGNQLTELSVTKVTFPFRKPAAPVRQTLVDVTALPAGKKVPLVKAKVVAASLQKTVSIRGSDKEVKRFTVFDGTAQMSLCVWERLIHDVEVDSSYVFTELSTRVFEGKVELTTTVESMIEKICDLDVGDADAVQEEESVVTVKASICGAEIKASLKCALCGSRQDTWDSQSRFARCQSCRMLQKSGAFSKVLRGTLKVKNDDGADYTLTVGHCTLVDYLKRRNITSLMDKEEAIEEHLLFEECLQFSFDDECNVSSIVDIADSAVPSSS